The sequence AAAAGGGTTGCCGTAAGTTCGGCTTTGGTACCGAAAAATCGGAAATCGCGATTATCAAAATCCGCTTTCCCTGTTGTTCTATCCTGACTGGAGGTACCAGCGAAAACAAAGAGATCCGTCCAATGTGAACTACCAAACGTCCGCCGCCATTTCACCCAAGCCGTCGAATTGTCGTATTGGGAATCTAAATTATTGTCTACATCGTCCACACGAATCCGATTTTTATCCCAACCGTACAACCCATTAAGTGTAACTGTATCTGTCGGTGTCACCTGATACGTCAGTTTGCTATAGACATCAGCATATTGTGGTTTATAGTTTTCGTCAATATCCATAAGCATGAGAATCAGGTCAATATACCCACGACGGGCGGATAGAAGCCAACTCCCTGTTTCGGAGAGAGGTCCCTCAAGAGCGGCAGTCGCATTAATTAGATCGACACCAAAGTTCGCAGCGAATTTTTCGGTGTTTGGTGTCCTTGTCGTGATGTCAAAAACACCGGACATCTTCTCTCCATATTCTGCGGGGAATCCACCTATCAATAACTCAGTGTTTTGAACAAGTTCCAGACCTATCAGCGAGACAGCCCCACCAAAGTCCTGAAGATGATAAGGATTATAAAGTTCCATCCCATCTAATCTAACCGAAATATCGTCCTTTTCCCCCCCTCGGACACTGAACCGCGTGCTATAATCGCTCGAAACCACTCCGGGAAAAACATGCCCCGCGCGCATGACATCATTGTCAATTAATGGAAAACGCTCAATCGCCTCCTTAGAGAGGGAAATTTTTGCCGAGGTGCCGTCGTAAATCGTAAATCGACCGGGGGTTACCACAATTCTTTCCAATTGCACGGGAGCATCCTCTTCCTCTGCCAGGACAGTAAACAAACCCACTAACCCAAAAAACAGAGCACAAAAAACCAAATACGCTGGATATCGAAAATTGGCACTGAACATGTTGCACCTCAGAGTTCTAACTTCCCGCCCTTATATGGCAATTATAGCACATTTTTACAGGGACTGTCAATTAGGAACCAACAAGCATTTTCAGGCAAAGTTGCTATTTAAACTGGAGTGTGATATAATTGAAAATACGAATCGAGGTTGTATATCATAAATTTGGATCAAACATGGGAACTGCTTTTAAAAAAGTTATCATCGTTTTTATCGGGTTCATCGTGATTTTGGGAGGAGTTTTGATCGGGGTCATCCGACATTACTCCCAATACGGGTCGATCCCGGAGACGATACAGATGGTAGACTTTTCAGGGATCTTGCTATCAGTTTTAGGCGCGTGTACCCTGAGTTTGGTAAGTGTTGCGTTAACTTTCTGGTTAGCACGCGCGTGGGTAAGTGAACACCCCGAACTTGGCGAACAGATTATCCGGCTTGCCCTTGTCGTCAGTATCAGTTTTATCGTTGTTTTCGGAGGATTAGCAGGTGGATTGGTTGTTTTACGGACTTTGTGGACAATCGGTTTTTTTTAACTTGCATTTCTGTTACTGATATGGTATAATTAGTTAATTCATTCGGATGTCCGGCTTCTAATGACAGATGAGCCAATACTTGGCTTGTCATTTCCTGAACCTGTTGAAGTTAACGTTTTTGACGTGCTTCACAACGTCCGAGTCGATACAAAACGTTTTGTAGATAGAGTTCATCTTGTATACCGAAGCACAACGAATAAGTTGATCGCTTTCGTTTTAATATGGGTTTGCAAACGGTACTTTACAGTTAACATGGGCTTGCAAGCGGCGCACTATAGCGGTAGCGCCTTTACTTGGGGGTGTGAAAAATACACTACAAAGGCAGACGTACACAGAGGACGAAGGAAAGACAGAGTCGTTCCAATTATCAGATTCGAGCCAAAGAGATTTTAGTGATAGATCACGAGAACAAGCAGTTAGGAGTCATGTCTCCCCGCGATGCCATGAAACTTGCCGAAGAGGTCGGATTGGATTTGGTCGAGGTTTCACCGAACGCCACTCCGCCGGTTTGTAAGATTATGGATTACGGGAAGTATCAGTATGAAAAAAACAAACGCGCTCGTGAGGCTCGAAAGAAACAGACGAAGGTGGTACTGAAAGGAATGCAATTCCGTCCAGATACTGCCGAACACGACTACCAGTTCAAGAAACGGCATGTAGAGGATTTCCTCAAAAATGGCTGGAAGGTGCGCGCAACTGTCCGATTTCGCGGACGCGAGATGCTCCATACTGAGCTTGGCAAGAATTTACTCGCGCGCCTCAAAGACGATCTTGGAGAACTTGCTGATGTGGAACAACCTCCACGCTTGGAGACCCGCATCATGTCAATGATCCTCGCGCCGAAATCTGCGTAATATTTCTGTCGTTGCATTCGTGTTTCTTCCCGTAATTTTTTATAGGGGCGACCCACCGGTCACGACACTTTCTTTTTGTAGCCGCGACCCCTGGAAGGATATTTTAATGCCGAAAATTAAAACGCATAAAGGCGCGTCGAAACGTTTCAAATTCACATCAAAAGGTAGAATTCGTCGCAATCGCGCTTATGCAGGACACCTGTTCATTTCAAAATCAGCAAAGCGCAAACGCAGACTGCGACAAGCAACCCTTGTTGATTCCAGCAACGAGAAACGTTTGAAACGCCTCATTCATAAATAAATCGTGAATACCCGGTATCTACGCGCGTATCCGGGTGAATTGTGGATGCGATCACTGATAACATTGATGGTCGCAATAGGAGCTTTAAATGGCACGAGTAAAAACAGGGAGTGTCCGCCGTAAACGCCGTAGCCGGATACTTAAGCATTCCAAAGGCTATCGCGGGGGCAGGAATAACCTCAAGCGAACCGCTAAAGAAGCGGTAGAGAAAGGTTGGAACCACGCCTATGCACATAGACGTGCACGGAAACGCGATTTTCGGCGACTTTGGATTGCAAGGATTAACGCCGCCGCCAGATTGCACGGACTCACCTATAGCCGGTTTATCCATGGACTCAAAAC comes from Candidatus Poribacteria bacterium and encodes:
- the rplT gene encoding 50S ribosomal protein L20, which encodes MARVKTGSVRRKRRSRILKHSKGYRGGRNNLKRTAKEAVEKGWNHAYAHRRARKRDFRRLWIARINAAARLHGLTYSRFIHGLKTAGIELDRKVLADIAVNDEAGFGQLVTLAKG
- the infC gene encoding translation initiation factor IF-3, which codes for MHYKGRRTQRTKERQSRSNYQIRAKEILVIDHENKQLGVMSPRDAMKLAEEVGLDLVEVSPNATPPVCKIMDYGKYQYEKNKRAREARKKQTKVVLKGMQFRPDTAEHDYQFKKRHVEDFLKNGWKVRATVRFRGREMLHTELGKNLLARLKDDLGELADVEQPPRLETRIMSMILAPKSA
- the rpmI gene encoding 50S ribosomal protein L35 encodes the protein MPKIKTHKGASKRFKFTSKGRIRRNRAYAGHLFISKSAKRKRRLRQATLVDSSNEKRLKRLIHK